The Neoarius graeffei isolate fNeoGra1 chromosome 10, fNeoGra1.pri, whole genome shotgun sequence genome has a segment encoding these proteins:
- the ndufa7 gene encoding NADH dehydrogenase [ubiquinone] 1 alpha subcomplex subunit 7, with product MATATPFIQRLRNFLAGRNLQAKLQLRYEEVAKRTQPPPKLAVGPSHKFANNYYLTRDGRRESTPPTVIMSSQKALAAGSDTPANPKRPVLPGPEPKELPLSTDQPYL from the exons ATGGCGACGGCGACACCGTTTATTCAGAGATTAAGGAACTTTTTGGCGGGG CGGAATCTGCAGGCAAAGCTTCAACTGCGTTACGAAGAGGTTGCAAAAAG GACTCAACCTCCTCCTAAACTTGCTGTTGGGCCGAGCCATAAGTTTGCCAACAACTACTACCTTACCAGAGATGGAAGACGGGAATCTACTCCTCCGACTGTTATAATGTCTTCTCAGAAGGCCCTGGCAGCTGGCAG CGATACTCCAGCAAACCCCAAGCGTCCGGTTCTGCCTGGCCCCGAGCCGAAAGAGCTCCCGTTGTCCACTGATCAGCCGTACCTCTGA